From Calonectris borealis chromosome 7, bCalBor7.hap1.2, whole genome shotgun sequence, one genomic window encodes:
- the AP3M1 gene encoding AP-3 complex subunit mu-1, with protein sequence MIHSLFLINCSGDIFLEKHWKSVVSQSVCDYFFEAQEKAIDVENVPPVISTPHHYLISIYRDKIFFVSVIQTEVPPLFVIEFLHRVADTFQDYFGECSETAIKDNVVIVYELLEEMLDNGFPLATESNILKELIKPPTILRSVVNSITGSSNVGDTLPTGQLSNIPWRRAGVKYTNNEAYFDVIEEIDAIIDKSGSTVFAEIQGVIDSCIKLSGMPDLSLSFMNPRLLDDVSFHPCIRFKRWESERVLSFIPPDGNFRLISYRVSSQNLVAIPVYVKHVISFKENSSSGRFDVTIGPKQNMGKTVEGVVMTVHMPKAVLNMNLTATQGSYTFDPVTKVLTWDVGKITPQKLPNLKGIVNLQSGAPKPEENPSLNIQFKIQQLAISGLKVNRLDMYGEKYKPFKGVKYITKAGKFQVRT encoded by the exons ATGATCCACAGCCTGTTTCTTATAAACTGTTCTGGTGATATATTCTTGGAGAAGCACTGGAAGAGCGTTGTGAGCCAATCTGTGTGTGATTATTTCTTTGAAGCTCAGGAGAAAGCAATCGATGTTGAGAATGTGCCTCCTGTCATCTCAACGCCACATCACTACCTCATCAGCATCTATCGGGATAAAATCTTCTTTGTGTCTGTCATACAGACAGAAGTGCCACCACTCTTTGTAATTGAATTTCTACACCGAGTAGCAGATACTTTCCAG GATTATTTCGGCGAATGTTCTGAGACTGCAATTAAGGACAATGTAGTTATTGTGTATGAACTTCTAGAAGAAATGTTAGACAATGGCTTTCCACTGGCAACAGAATCTAACATATTGAAGGAGCTGATTAAGCCTCCCACAATTTTGCGCTCCGTTGTCAACTCTATCACAG gcaGTAGTAATGTGGGTGACACGCTTCCCACCGGACAGTTGTCCAACATTCCTTGGCGCAGGGCAGGGGTAAAATACACAAACAACGAAGCCTATTTTGATGTCATTGAAGAAATTGATGCGATTATAGACAAATCAG gttCCACAGTCTTTGCAGAAATCCAAGGTGTTATTGATTCGTGTATTAAGCTCTCAGGAATGCCagatctttctctgtctttcatg AACCCACGGCTGCTGGATGACGTCAGCTTCCATCCATGTATTCGGTTCAAACGCTGGGAGTCTGAGAGAGTCCTTTCCTTTATTCCTCCTGATGGGAATTTCAGATTGATCTCCTACCGTGTCAGTTCACAGAA CTTAGTGGCAATTCCTGTATATGTGAAACACGTGATCAGTTTCAAGGAAAATAGTTCTTCAGGAAGATTTGATGTTACCATTGGACCAAAACAGAATATGGGGAAAACGGTAGAAGGAGTTGTCATGACAGTTCACATGCCAAAGGCCGTACTTAATATGAACCTCACTGCTACACAAGGCAGCTATACGTTTGACCCAGTTACTAAA GTGTTAACATGGGACGTTGGCAAAATTACCCCTCAAAAGCTACCAAACCTGAAGGGCATAGTGAACCTGCAGTCTGGAGCCCCCAAGCCAGAGGAGAATCCAAGTTTAAACATCCAGTTTAAGATACAACAGCTTGCAATTTCAG gaCTGAAAGTGAATCGCCTAGACATGTATGGAGAAAAATACAAGCCTTTTAAAGGTGTcaaatatattacaaaagcaGGAAAATTCCAAGTCAGGACATGA